A genomic segment from Gracilimonas sediminicola encodes:
- a CDS encoding transposase — protein sequence MAFYRRNLPHWQPEGAEYFITFRLAGSLPKQAVSRLKQEQRLLINKVEDSSRSADRLSALRERVHKTIFKKYDQLLDCNEIGPTWLLNDEVTEIVKEAIHHRDQEKYDLYAYCIMPNHVHLICKLPDSNHLKPSGKKDYPLTNILKSLKWFTALEANKVLKRTGSAFWQAESYDHVIRDSDELQRIIYYTLQNPVNAGLVDNWKSWHHSYCKKEFRELF from the coding sequence ATGGCATTTTATCGAAGAAACCTTCCACACTGGCAGCCAGAGGGTGCGGAATATTTTATCACATTTCGTTTAGCGGGTTCTTTGCCAAAGCAAGCCGTTTCAAGGCTCAAGCAAGAGCAGAGATTGTTAATAAATAAGGTGGAAGATAGTTCCCGTAGTGCGGACAGGCTGTCCGCGTTACGGGAACGAGTTCACAAAACTATCTTTAAAAAATACGACCAACTACTGGACTGTAATGAGATAGGCCCAACCTGGCTTTTAAATGATGAGGTGACAGAAATTGTGAAAGAAGCAATTCACCACAGAGATCAGGAGAAATATGACTTATATGCTTACTGCATTATGCCAAATCACGTGCACTTGATTTGTAAGTTACCTGACTCAAATCACTTAAAACCCTCCGGGAAGAAAGATTATCCATTAACAAATATCTTGAAATCACTGAAATGGTTTACTGCTTTAGAGGCAAATAAGGTACTAAAAAGAACCGGGTCTGCTTTTTGGCAAGCAGAGAGTTATGACCATGTTATCCGGGATTCAGATGAGTTACAGCGGATAATTTACTACACTCTACAGAATCCTGTAAATGCAGGGCTGGTTGATAATTGGAAAAGCTGGCATCATTCATATTGCAAAAAGGAATTCAGAGAACTATTCTGA